The proteins below are encoded in one region of Populus alba chromosome 2, ASM523922v2, whole genome shotgun sequence:
- the LOC118062767 gene encoding glutathione S-transferase F13, translating into MVLKLYGTPMSTCTSRVLTCLHEKSLDFELVPVDLFAGEQKQPPFLAKNPFGQIPALEDDDLTLFESRAITSYVAEKFKGTGYDLIRHENLKEAASVKVWTEVESHRYNPAIAPIVYQYRVAPLLGNLPDQTIIDDNVEKLGKVLDIYEAKLTSTKYLAGDFYSLADLHHLPYTYYLMKTPAASVVNERPHVKAWWEDISSRPAFKKVAEGMNFVKK; encoded by the exons ATGGTGCTTAAGTTGTATGGAACACCCATGTCCACATGCACCTCTCGCGTGCTGACATGCCTCCATGAGAAGAGCTTAGATTTTGAGCTTGTCCCAGTTGATCTTTTCGCTGGCGAGCAGAAGCAGCCTCCTTTCCTGGCCAAAAAT CCCTTTGGTCAGATTCCAGCTCTTGAAGATGATGATCTTACTTTATTCG AATCTAGGGCAATCACATCATACGTTGCTGAGAAATTCAAGGGGACTGGCTACGATCTTATAAGGCACGAAAACCTCAAAGAAGCTGCTTCGGTGAAGGTATGGACAGAGGTGGAATCCCACCGATATAACCCTGCGATAGCACCGATTGTCTATCAATACCGGGTGGCTCCACTTCTCGGCAATTTACCTGATCAAACAATCATTGACGACAACGTAGAGAAGCTAGGAAAAGTGCTTGACATATATGAAGCTAAGCTGACTAGCACCAAGTACCTTGCCGGCGATTTCTATAGCTTGGCCGACCTTCACCACCTACCATACACGTACTATCTCATGAAGACTCCGGCAGCTTCGGTGGTGAATGAGCGTCCGCATGTTAAGGCATGGTGGGAGGATATTTCTTCTAGGCCAGCTTTTAAGAAAGTGGCCGAGGGTATGAATTTTGTTAAGAAATGA
- the LOC118062766 gene encoding autophagy-related protein 18a codes for MATLSAYSSPPWPNPDPNPDLLAPQDELDSQTQSPSEPQSYGSLSSIMPPNPNPNPNPNPFSNYNTSISSQPQPTSQAPPISLLHVSFNQDSGCFAAGTDHGFRIYNCDPFREIFRRDFDGSGNSGGGIGAVEMLFRCNVLALVGGGPDPQYPPNKVMIWDDHQSRCIGELSFRSEVRSVKLRRDRIIVVLEQKIFVYNFADLKVLHQIETIANPKGLCAVSHGAGSLVLACPGLQKGQVRVEHYASKRTKFIMTHDSRTACFALTQDGQLLATASTKGTLVRIFNTADGTLLQELRRGADRAEIYSLAFSSTAQWLAVSSDKGTVHVFSLKINPGSPVIDRSQSTNEHNLAVTSPASSLSFFKGVLPKYFSSEWSLAQFHLIEGSQYIVAFGHQKNTVVILGLDGSFYRCQFDPVNGGEMTQLEYHNFLKPEAAF; via the exons ATGGCTACTCTCTCAGCGTACTCCTCTCCTCCATGGCCAAACCCGGACCCTAACCCGGATCTTCTGGCCCCTCAAGATGAACTCGATTCCCAAACTCAGTCCCCGTCTGAGCCTCAATCTTACGGTTCCCTCTCTTCTATTATGCCtccaaaccctaaccctaaccctaatcCTAACCCTTTTTCCAATTACAACACCTCTATATCTTCTCAGCCTCAACCAACCTCACAGGCGCCTCCGATTTCTCTTCTCCACGTCTCCTTCAACCAGGATTCTGGGTGTTTCGCGGCAGGAACTGACCACGGGTTTCGGATCTACAACTGCGACCCCTTCCGCGAGATCTTCCGTCGCGACTTCGATGGCAGCGGAAATAGTGGCGGCGGGATTGGAGCGGTAGAGATGCTCTTTAGATGCAATGTTTTAGCTCTTGTTGGTGGTGGACCTGACCCTCAGTACCCTCCGAACAAGGTCATGATCTGGGACGACCATCAGAGTCGATGCATCGGCGAGCTATCGTTTCGGTCTGAGGTCCGGTCCGTGAAGCTAAGACGGGATAGGATTATTGTTGTTTTGGAgcagaaaatatttgtttataactTTGCGGATTTGAAGGTTTTGCATCAGATTGAAACCATTGCGAATCCAAAAGGGCTTTGTGCGGTTTCGCATGGGGCAGGATCTTTAGTTTTGGCTTGTCCAGGATTGCAGAAAGGTCAGGTTAGGGTGGAGCATTACGCTTCAAAACGAACTAAGTTTATTATGACGCATGATTCGAGGACTGCGTGTTTTGCTCTCACGCAGGATGGGCAGTTGCTGGCTACTGCTAGCACTAAGGGTACTCTAGTTCGGATTTTCAATACAGCTGATGGCACCCTGCTTCAAGAG TTGAGGAGGGGTGCAGATAGAGCAGAAATTTATAGCTTGGCATTTTCTTCAACTGCCCAGTGGCTAGCTGTCTCAAGTGATAAGGGCACTGTCCATGTCTTCAGCCTTAAGATTAATCCAGGATCTCCAGTGATTGACAGGTCACAGAGCACAAATGAGCATAATCTTGCTGTTACATCACCTGCCTCTTCTTTATCTTTCTTCAAAG GAGTTTTACCAAAGTATTTCAGCTCAGAGTGGTCGTTGGCTCAGTTTCACTTAATTGAGGGTTCTCAGTACATTGTTGCTTTTGGTCACCAAAAGAATACGGTGGTTATTCTTGGTTTGGATGGGAG TTTCTATCGTTGTCAGTTTGATCCTGTAAATGGTGGAGAGATGACTCAGCTGGAATATCACAACTTCTTGAAGCCAGAAGCAGCCTTTTAA